A single genomic interval of Burkholderia sp. HI2500 harbors:
- the mdtN gene encoding multidrug transporter subunit MdtN translates to MKAAGIARPSVKGRVIALAIVALGIAALVYAYYRTTAYPSTDDASIDADVVHVASPVGGRIVQLAVHENQRVAKGDLLYVIDPVPYRLTVAQAQADLELARASLDTRRRSLIGERSNAAVAAEQVKRATQNNDLATRDVNRLAPLAAQGYVSAQQFDQAKVRQRDAAVSLAQAQEQQRASSQTIGDDADAIATLHAREAALARAQHALEDTVVRAPHDGLVTGLSVLAGETLAPNQSIFTLIDASEWFAVGNFRETSLSRIEVGDCATVYSMIDRSRPLTGKVVGVGAGIADSARINLPRTLPIVQNSVNWVHVAQRFPVRVKLDEPDGKLVRVGASAIVEVRHGTACR, encoded by the coding sequence ATGAAGGCCGCCGGCATCGCTCGCCCCTCCGTCAAAGGCCGCGTGATCGCCCTGGCGATCGTCGCGCTCGGCATCGCGGCACTCGTGTACGCGTACTACCGCACGACGGCCTACCCGTCCACCGACGACGCATCGATCGACGCGGACGTCGTGCACGTCGCGTCGCCGGTCGGCGGCCGCATCGTGCAACTCGCGGTACATGAAAACCAGCGCGTCGCGAAAGGCGACCTGCTGTACGTCATCGATCCCGTGCCGTACCGGCTGACGGTTGCGCAGGCGCAGGCCGACCTCGAACTCGCGCGCGCATCGCTCGACACGCGCCGCCGCTCGCTGATCGGCGAACGCTCGAACGCGGCCGTGGCCGCCGAGCAGGTCAAGCGCGCGACCCAGAACAACGACCTTGCCACGCGCGACGTGAACCGGCTCGCGCCGCTCGCCGCACAGGGCTACGTCAGCGCGCAGCAGTTCGACCAGGCGAAGGTCCGCCAGCGCGACGCGGCCGTGTCGCTCGCGCAGGCGCAGGAACAGCAGCGCGCGTCGTCACAGACGATCGGCGACGACGCCGACGCGATCGCGACGCTGCATGCGCGCGAGGCCGCGCTGGCCCGCGCGCAGCATGCGCTCGAAGACACCGTCGTGCGCGCGCCGCACGATGGTCTCGTCACGGGCCTGAGCGTGCTCGCCGGCGAAACCCTTGCGCCGAACCAGTCGATCTTCACGCTGATCGACGCGAGCGAATGGTTCGCCGTCGGCAACTTCCGCGAGACGTCGCTGAGCCGCATCGAGGTCGGCGACTGCGCAACCGTCTATTCGATGATCGACCGCAGCCGCCCGCTGACCGGCAAGGTCGTCGGCGTCGGCGCAGGCATTGCCGACAGCGCCCGCATCAACCTGCCGCGCACGCTGCCGATCGTGCAGAACTCGGTGAACTGGGTGCACGTCGCGCAGCGCTTCCCCGTGCGCGTGAAGCTCGACGAACCCGACGGCAAGCTCGTGCGCGTCGGCGCCAGCGCGATCGTCGAGGTCCGGCATGGCACTGCCTGCCGCTGA